ataattgactaaaaaagttaaaagtgacTTATTTGATCCTAAAAGACAAATTTGTAGGTTTAATTgactaaaaagttaaaagtaaTTTGTTTGACCTGTGATACAAGTTCGAGAGGGCTGCATTGACCCCTTTCTTCCATTGATATATATTTTCAGAGGGCTAAATAACCCATTACCAAATTTTGATAGTTTTCTTGGAGCAAATCTATATTTTAAAGGCTCGAAGATTCTGTTCATTAAGTTTCAaatctttcttttttttggtatttCAATCACGCTTTTATACTGTCTGCTTGATTAGAAAATTTGCGACGATAAAAGAATCTTTACTTTCTTGAAAAATAAACATGTGCTAAAGTCTGTTTGGTTAGTAGGAAAGCTTAGAAAGAAAAGATTGTGTTTTACTTTTGCTTCTGCTTGTATCCTGAGAAAACGACCGAGAACTTCAAAATATTTAGGGTTTTTAACATGAACTAaagaataataaaagaattaaaccAATGGTTccattttagttaattttgatTAAGGGCGTAATTAATAGGTTGTTGAATGGGATGTGAAATCTGATGTAGAGCGCCAGGGATGATCTATTCGATGCTAACGTTCGATATCTAGCTATGAACATCTTCGATAGATTCACTTCGACCCATACATTGCCGGTAATTACAGGTATTGAATATATGGAAAGGCTTACAATCAAAGATCTCCAACTGGTATgaactaattatataaaaaatgcaTTTATATTGAGTTACTGTTTTTCACATATATCTGCATGATAATGACATATGCGACTTTTTCAGAATATGGAAGAACTAGAAGACTGCTACCATAGGATGAGTAACTATTTCAATCCTGAAGCTGATATACAGTCTTCAGGACATGGGCGTGGGAGAAATACAACCCGTCGATTTTGTCATCGAAACTTTAAGAACTGCTATTTACTATCAAATGAATTTTCATAAACATTATTGGATTGGAAAAACTAGCTTTTTGTGTTATATGCTTATAGGAGATTATTTTTTGTGCATAATTACAGCATTttgtttagtttagtttagtttagtaAGAGTGAATGTGATTGGATCTGCAACAACATTGAAACAAATAGTCTTGATTTTACACAATTCAATGCTCAATTTCctgaaatttaattatgtttttgtttattttttatcattaactaaaagatgaaatataatttgtaaaggacttaagtagcaatttgtctcctcaacttgtaagcaatgggcaattaacacataaattaattttgtgggcaaattagtcatgaacttgttgattatgggcaattgGCCATTAGCTTAAAATTTGatgggctaattgcccataatatgcaagttcatgactaatttgcccacaaagttaatttatgtgttaattgacctttgcttacaagttgagggggcaaattgctacttaagtcatTTGTAAAGTGGCAGATCATTGAAACAgatgaaaaaaattaacttttcgtgattttttaaaataaaaaaacgtttggtgatttcaaaaataaaataaaaatgtttggtATCCATTTTGTTGTAAATCAAAGTTTGGTATcctttttaaaacaaattgaaagtTCAGTAATCTTTTTGAAGTAAATCATAGTTTAGTAATctatttgaaataaattgatataCGAAGTAGGGGTGTGCACAGATTCTGGATAtctccaaaaccgaaccaaaatatcAAGGACCGAAAAATATCTGTTGACCATTGATTTTTCTCCGAAACGAATTGTAccgaaaattttattggtacggttctgaattttttataaataactgTACggagaaccgaaccaaaccacaCCGGACCGAAGTACCGAACTTATATCCAAAAaactgaatatatatatatatatatttaattgttaatttgattattatattcgtattaactttgaattactaaatattaaaattgctttataaaattaaataatatatattaaaaattttagtttatatatatatatatatatatatatatatatatatatatatttaaattattaatttacataaaaaaattgcttACATATTTCAatagaaattatatgaatttgtcaaatatttagtaattattaaaagtatttttcaaaaattgatATGAACAATTTACATATacattattttctatcattgaccacattacatattttttttaaaaatgatatagttttaGATTTGAAATAGATAAAAGTACtcttatcaaataattaaaaatttaatattaaatcgaacgataaaatatacatattgtgccttcttattttattgatgattatttattcatgataattgaaaatatataaaaaaatgaatgaatgagtagctaattaattttaaaagtcaaaataatatattataatatagtagagattatattttaaataaaataatatccgtGGTTCTAGTGATATCCGTATCAAACCATACCGAACCATTAACGAATCCCCGAATCGAAccatatcaaaaaataaaatctccgaACCAAACCGATTATTATTACGGATCCGGAGATTCTATATTTGATATCCCCGACTTTTGATTTGGTTATGGAGATTTGTCAATCCCCAGATTCCCCCGACGCTTATTGAGTATTAAAACGTAGCCGTATTAGGCCTCCTATAAATTGTCCATCCTTCTTCCTTCATCAGTTTTCTGAACCGCCCCTTAAAAGAATTCCCGGTAAACACAAACAAGAACTTTTTCTCGGCAACCAAACAGTCCGACTCTATGGACGCACTAATCGCCTCAGCTCTAGAGCAAATATGTCTACAGGGAACAAACGGTCTCTCACTCTCTTCTCTCTGGTCCACACTAACTCAAACCACACTCACAAGCCCACTCAAAGCTGCTCTCTGGAGAAACCTCCTCGCCGTTCCATCTCTTCAATTCACAAAAAACGACACTCCGTTTACTTCCGCCGATCCTAAAATCCAGCGTCTCGAAGACGCCGAGAAACTCAACTTGAAAATCATCGCAAATAATCATCTCAGGGATTGCTATGTCGGCCTCTACGACGCGGAAGCTGCTCCTGATGAACGCCTCACTCTCGAACGACTCGCCGTTTCTAGGTCagtttattttatgatttttcaaattttaagttattttaacAATGATGCTTATGCTTATTgattattgattgattgattcaAATTGTGAGCAGAACTAACGGAATTACGCAGGATCAGCTAAGGAAAGATCTTGGAAAAGATGCAAACCAATTCTTTTACACATTGAAAGGTCttgaaactaaaaaattaattgtcaaaCAACCGGCGGTTGTGAGAACTAAAGAAACTGTTGTTGATTGTGAAGGAGTAGGAGAGAGTAAAAATAGCTCTGTTGTTAATACTAATTTAGTATATTTATCGCGGTACGCGAAGCATTTAGGCGTTCAACAAAAATTTGAGATTAATAAAGGAGGAAATGTAGAGGAAACTAGTGGTTTTGTGGATGATGTTGCTATTAAGGATTTTTTACCTGCTATGAAAGCTATTTGTGGTATGCTGCAGGAAGCTCATGATAAGGTGAATTAAATGTGATATTTAGGGTTTCTGTTGGTGTAAAGTTAAGATTTGGGATCCTTGATGACTTTGTTTTTTGTTATTGTTGAAGGTGCTGATTGTTTCGGATATTAAACAATCTCTTGGCTATACTGGACATCGAGGGCATAGAGCTTGGAGAACTGTAAGCTATACTATTGTGTTTGTCTGCAATGCATAACTGGTATTGACTGTGAATTTGATATTTTCAGATATCTGGTAGGTTGAGAGATGCTGCCATTGTTGAAGCTTTTGATGCTAAAGTGAATGGGAAGGTGTGTTAAGCCAAGTCTTTTTCTTAAGAACATATCACACTGCAGAGTATACTTAAGAACGTATCATACTTTTTTTAATCTCTAAACAAATTTTGACTTCTTTCAGCTTGCTTGTGGTGCTCTTACTTTTCACAGATTGAACATTGCTTGCGGTTGTTAAAAGAGTTCCCTCCTGAAAATGTTGAGGAAAGAAGTCTTGGATATGAAAATGATTGTCCCAGGGAACAACTTGTGAAGTTTGGAAGGAGGAATCGGCAAACTGAGCAGCTTATAGAACTCCCTATTGAGCATCAAATTTATGAGATGATTGATGCTAAAAAACATGAGGGGGCTACATTAATTGAGGTTCGGTTTGTTGTTGCTGCATTGTGAATTCTCCGCTATACATGTTTCCTTTAGAGATTTGTCTATACACATAAATTTCTGACTGATCCTGTTCTCATTATCCTTTTAAGAATTAAGTATTATATTTATGGTGAGTTTAGCTTCTAGCTTAGAAATGCTTATTTTGCATGTATGAAactaatgagacttgtgacttCCTTGTTGTGgaagtttgcattttttttcatgATAAGTCCTAGTCATGGTATGTGCTGttgagttttatttatttttgcgTGCATTACTGACTTGGTGTGAATATGAGAATATATCATAGCTCTGTTTGATGGCAGGCTTGGTATAATCTTGCTATTGTGAATGCTAAATGCATCATGTGGTTTGCACAGGTGTGCAGGAGGCTCGGACTTGGTAGGAAAAAGAATGACTCTCGATTGGTTAATTTCTTTCACAGATTTGACTTTGACGTGCAGTCTGAAAACCAGGGCAAAACTATAGGATATCGAGTTTGGACTCCCGAGAGCTCTAATCCTGAAGAGTCAAATGTATTTGTGGACAAACCCAGAAGCGTCCTTAATGGAAATAACATCTCTACATTGATTGAGGGAAATGATCTTCCAGAAAGATCCTCAGTGTATGATGGTCCTGAAAGATCCACTGAAGCTTTCTCAGAGTACAATCAGTTGACTGTTGAAGTTGATTTTTCTACATCTGGAAAATTGAATGACAAGGAAATTGTAGGCGACTTATGTCATAGCTACCCTGGGAATGATCAAACTAACCATGGGCCTCATTGTCCTAACCAGATGTCAGAGTTTAGTAATGAGCCAATAAATACTACTTCTATTGCCAAACTTAATTTTGCGAGTGCGGAAAAGGATGGAAATGCTGCTTCCTCAGAAACTACTCTGTTGAAGATGCCTCATTCTGGGTCATATCATTCACACCCATATCTGCCTTTAACTGTCGATGGTGCTTTAAGGGAGCAAAGAATACTGGAACGATTAAAGGTGCTCGCCTTTATCTACTACATTGAAGGCTTACGTGGAAAtaactttttcttttataatactTGTTTCTATGTTTTCTTTAgtaactaattatatttttccttATGTAGAATGAGAAATTCCTCTTAAGAGTAGAGCTCCATAAATGGCTTATGAGTCTTGAGAAGGATAAGCCTACAACAATGGATAGGAGGACTATTAACCGATTGTTGACAAAGCTTCAGCAAGAAGGTCATTGTAAATGTGTGGAAATAAACCTTCCCACTGTTACAAACTGCACCAGTAAACGTCCTATTATGGTTGTTTTGCACCCATCTGTTCAGAGTTTTCCTTCTGAACTAGTGGGTGATATTCATGAGAGACTGAGGTTGTTTGAGAAAGAAAGTCGCTACCAGGCGTCCAAGTCTAAAACTACGGACCCAATCCCGGTATTGAGTGGTGTCATGAGAACTTGCCCTCGGAAGAATTTAGAAGAACGAGCTGTTAAAGCGGAGGCCATGCGTGGCAATGGTTTTTTATGTGCAAAAATGGTTCGTGCAAAACTGCTTCACAGTTTTTTATTGGGTTACCTAAGCAGCCTGCCTGAAGATGGTGACGTCTTATCAACTGGTCCATGTGAATGTACTCGCGTGTTTTTTGTACTTGAAGCAGCCATAAAGGCTCTTCCAATACAACTATTTTTGAAGGTGGTAGGGACTGCTCAGAAAGTTGATAATATTGTTGAAAAGAGCAGGAGAGGTTTGCTACTCTCCGATCTTCCTGTTGAAAAATACAAACTGCTGATGGATACTCAGGCAACTGGGAGACTGTCCCTGATAAATGACATTTTGATACGGTTGAAGGTATGTATATGCTTAGATACATTGCAATGacataatttaatttcagtATAACCATTGCCTCTGGATATTTCTGATTCATTAGCCATATACACTTATTAATGATTGTCCTTTGATCCCTGATCATATGATCCATCTTAGAACATTCGAAATTAttagagtatatatatattccaGGACATGAAAAGTTTTGTGATATCTTAAGTATTCCAAAGCTAATTGGGAGAAACCCTAAACCGTGCATTTGTGCCGTGCGTGCATTATCGAGccagtttttatttatatgaatgtCGCAAAATATATTATGTCTAATTGCATCAAAATGATAATGGTATCTTCCTTTCTAGCAAGGTAATGGAACTATCCAATAAAATATGCCCACTCAATTCACAATTAGTATTTTGAATGACAGGGTTTTAAATAGTTACGTGGTTGGATCAAGTTTGATGTATCTTATGGTCTTGGTTGTTGATTGCTCTAGTTTGAGCTACTTTGAGAAAGTTTGGAGGCTTGTTTTATGCCTTCATGCTTTTGGTCAGTTCCCCTTTCTGGTCAACATGAAAGCTGCtggtttgtatattttttaatgtgaTTCACTGCTTTTATATATCAATTATATCATTGGTCATAGTTTATTTTATCATGTAGCTGATTCGGCTGATACGCAATGGAAGTTCAGAGAATGGAGAGAAAATCTACTATGGGGACTTTACACATGGCGTGGAGCTTAGACCTTACATAGAAGAGCCTTTGTCAGTGAATGCAGCATCAAATTTGAAGTCTCTTGATCTTCGCCCCAGAATCAGACATGATTTCATTCTGTCAAATACAGAAGCTGTAGCTGAATATTGGAAAACTTTGGAGTATTGCTATGCTGCTGCAGATCCAAGAGCTGCTTTACATGCATTTCCCGGATCTTCTGTACCCGAggttaggggtgtgcaaaaaccgaccgaAACTGAAGtttcgaaccaaaccgaaccgaaatactccctccgtcaactcttgtccactttgaaaaagtaactaacttttacactcaattatcctatattatccctatttaaaatccactaatgagtaaattgaaagtaaattgctaGTAgatcctatattaaataggggtatgaaaaaaaagtaaggaaaattttacaaaatctataaacattaattgcttttcttaaaccgTGTGATATaagcaaagtggacaactctattgggacggagggagtagtagaTTCGATTCGGTTGTTCATGTTTcggtttttatttgtttaagaCCAAGCCGAACCGAGAACCAAATTTCTAATATATATGTGTAATGCTATATATAGAACAATAGAAATAAGTGGCTCAGTGGTACTTTGAGTAGGCAGTGACCTATCAATTCAGGGTCTGACTCCCAAAACCTTCAAAAATATCCGTATTTAACcttctttttataaaaagaattcTATTACAATACTATTACCTTGGCAAGACTCAAACCCTTCTCAGATTGCCACGGTAATTCACGCTTTACCACCAAGCTGGGGTGCATCTCTAGATCATTTTAAcacaatataatatatatcgGTTACCGACCGAATCGAACCAATTTTTCCACCTCATTTCGGTTTGGtacggttcggtttggttttctATCGTCTAAAAGACCTGACCAGTTCTACATTTGATGCACAGCCCTACCCGAGGTGTGTGCTTAATTCTTTCTGAAGTTATTCCTCTAATAAAGTGTATCGAAAGTGGCCAAGAAAATTGCGACTTCACTAATTTGCATAAGGATTCTAGACCAACAGCTATTATATCTACATACTTTGAGTTATTTCATTCGTCCCAATTAAACTTATATATGCCAGTTTTATGTGCCAATCAAATTCCATGGTAATACATATGTAGACTTTTCAAATCACCTTAAATTTCAACTTAATATAAGTCTGTCTTTTACCTCCAGGTTTTCCACCCCCGCTTTTGGACCTCTGTCCGCATCATGTCGGCTTATCAGCGCTCTGAGCTCTTAAAAAGGATTGTGAAGGAtgatttgaaaaagaaaattacataTGAAGATTGTGAGCAAATTGCAAGGGATCTGAATCTGTCCTTACAGCAGGTTAGTGCActagtttttgtttgtttgtccCCTGCATTATTATATAGATTCAGCTGTTTTACTTCGTTTTGGTTCTGTACCTACTCTCTTGTTGTGCTGCTTGGGAGTTGTCtatgaagaaaataaattttgttcaaatattcttttttgttaaattaaatatttcttGCAGGTCCTTCGTGCCTACTATGGCAAGCATCAACAACGTCTCAATGTATTGCAGGGTGTTGTGAATGCCCATGAGGATCATCAAGCACGGAAAAGAATGAAACTCCCTTCTACAAAAAAAAAGCGATCTAAAGAATCAAGTTCAGAAAACAATGGAAGTATTAAGGCAGCAAATGAACATTTTGCTGAACAGGGGCTTATTCTAGATACCGATGACCATTTCATGGAGGAACCAGAACTCCTTCCTTCAGGACATCCTGCTGATAATTTGCTAGCATATCATGAGGGTGATCGTCTAGATTCTGAGAAGGAACTGCAGTTAAATCAAAATAGCAAACAACATTCTGTAACAAGCCAGCGAGCATCCTCAGATACCTCGAAAGACCGGCATAGAAGGTTTATATGGACAGATACGGAAGATAGGTAAGAGGAAACTGCTCTTTATATTGTAAGAAGAAAAATGATGTGAAAGATTGTCTCTGCAATCATCACCTTTAAAATGTGTGGGATTGTCTTTATAGGATACCTCGCACCAAGGAAGTTGACCTTGTCAATATTTCATGTGTATAGAAAGTAATTCTGCCAGGAAAATGAAACATGTTGAGCTTGAGCGTACAGGCTTGGAATTATATATTTAACGGCTCTTGCCTTGTTTATCTGAGTTTTTTAGGATGAAATAGATGATACCTTGTTAACACTGTTTACTTCCCTCTTTTCTTACAGGCAATTGTTGATTCAATACACAAGACATCGTGCAGTTCTTGGGTCGAAGGTTCAGCGCATAGATTGGAATAAAATTCCAGACCTACCAGCTCCTCCAAAAACATGCTCTAAGAGAGTGGCATCACTGAATAGAAATATACAATTTCGAAGAGCTCTTATGAATTTCTGTACCATCCTCAGTCAACGTTATGCAAAGCACCTTCAGAATAGCCAGAGTGCATATCTTGACAATAGTGGTTGCCAGGTTCTTGTTCGATGCACAGCAGGTGTTGATAAATCATGTGATGGTGTTGAAAATACTAAAGAAGCAGGTTTTGAGGAAGAGCAGTGGGATGATTTcactgataaaaatattaagcaGGCCTTCGAAGGTGTTCTTTTGCATAAACAACTGGCTAAATCACAGGCTTTTCAAGGTGTCGAAAgcaattttgaagaattatCCAATTTAAACACAAAACTGGTATTAAATTTGCACTTGCAATGCCTCTGTACTCATGCTTCTGTTCCTGCTATCATTTTTTTACTTCTAAAGTATCAAAAGTGAATTTTTTAACTAAGCATTGCTACTAGAGGCTCATAAATCTACATGGAAAGACTATTCTCTGCCTTTAATTAACGTAAAAGATTTAATGAATCCAAGGAATAAGAAAACAATAACTTCAACTCAAATTTTGTCATGAAGTCCTTCACGGCCattgaaaatattttcaattttaggtTTAGTTTTTGAAGAATATTAAGCTGCTCCCTGttatttttttagttgaatGGCTAATTTGATAACTTATATCTTTGCACTCAGGAACCCAAATTAGTTTCATCAAATGCCAGTAACAACAATATCTATAAAGATGACTCCGGAATGCATAAAGATCATGCACAAAGATCAAGACGCTATCGCCTTCATCAGAAGTTCATCAAGTGTTTAAATGGAGGAACTTTTGTCAGTACGCAAGTACAGAAATCATTGGCAGTTTCTAATGCAGTAGAGCTTTTGAAGCTTGTCTTTTTGAGCACTCCATCAACTCGACAATTGCAAAATCATCTAGCAGAAACGTTAAGGCGTTACTCAGAACATGATGTTTTCGCAGCCTTTAGCTATCTCAGAGAGAAGAAAATAATGGTAAAACATAGTTTCTGTTTTTTTCATTTGTTGCAGGCATTTCTAATGAGCTATGCATATGAAATCTAATAAGGTTCTGGACATTTAAGGTATAATATTATTAAGCTGTAAAGAAATATGTCTGTGACTTGATACTTACCAAGGATTCACATAtattatttctaattatttttgtcTGATCAAGTTCTGTCCCTTTTACATTAGTATATCTCTTCAAATCCTAATTTACTCCTGCTAGCTGTTGAAGTTATTTGTCCTATTTCTACCTGACTGATTCATCTTAGATGACCTTACCTGTCTTTAACTGGTACCGCGTGAAGTTTTTCAAAATTGTAAAGACTCTTATTTAATTTCTGTAACAGTATACTAACTTAACTCTAATACCTTTTGGGCTATGTTTGAACATTGATAAACCATTTAGTGTATATGTCCAATGTTTTTCTGGCTCAAAGTTCTTTGAACTTGTACGTATGACTTGTAGTCCGTTTCTTGCATTTTTAAATGTCCTTGGAATCTCATGCTTGATCACGACCTTTAACTGATTTCTAATCTTTATGCAATAACTGCTGGATTTGAAcggtaaattataaaaatttgtacAAATTTTGGTTGAGAAGTTGAAAAATTCA
This window of the Mercurialis annua linkage group LG5, ddMerAnnu1.2, whole genome shotgun sequence genome carries:
- the LOC126682580 gene encoding uncharacterized protein LOC126682580 — its product is MDALIASALEQICLQGTNGLSLSSLWSTLTQTTLTSPLKAALWRNLLAVPSLQFTKNDTPFTSADPKIQRLEDAEKLNLKIIANNHLRDCYVGLYDAEAAPDERLTLERLAVSRTNGITQDQLRKDLGKDANQFFYTLKGLETKKLIVKQPAVVRTKETVVDCEGVGESKNSSVVNTNLVYLSRYAKHLGVQQKFEINKGGNVEETSGFVDDVAIKDFLPAMKAICGMLQEAHDKVLIVSDIKQSLGYTGHRGHRAWRTISGRLRDAAIVEAFDAKVNGKIEHCLRLLKEFPPENVEERSLGYENDCPREQLVKFGRRNRQTEQLIELPIEHQIYEMIDAKKHEGATLIEVCRRLGLGRKKNDSRLVNFFHRFDFDVQSENQGKTIGYRVWTPESSNPEESNVFVDKPRSVLNGNNISTLIEGNDLPERSSVYDGPERSTEAFSEYNQLTVEVDFSTSGKLNDKEIVGDLCHSYPGNDQTNHGPHCPNQMSEFSNEPINTTSIAKLNFASAEKDGNAASSETTLLKMPHSGSYHSHPYLPLTVDGALREQRILERLKNEKFLLRVELHKWLMSLEKDKPTTMDRRTINRLLTKLQQEGHCKCVEINLPTVTNCTSKRPIMVVLHPSVQSFPSELVGDIHERLRLFEKESRYQASKSKTTDPIPVLSGVMRTCPRKNLEERAVKAEAMRGNGFLCAKMVRAKLLHSFLLGYLSSLPEDGDVLSTGPCECTRVFFVLEAAIKALPIQLFLKVVGTAQKVDNIVEKSRRGLLLSDLPVEKYKLLMDTQATGRLSLINDILIRLKLIRLIRNGSSENGEKIYYGDFTHGVELRPYIEEPLSVNAASNLKSLDLRPRIRHDFILSNTEAVAEYWKTLEYCYAAADPRAALHAFPGSSVPEVFHPRFWTSVRIMSAYQRSELLKRIVKDDLKKKITYEDCEQIARDLNLSLQQVLRAYYGKHQQRLNVLQGVVNAHEDHQARKRMKLPSTKKKRSKESSSENNGSIKAANEHFAEQGLILDTDDHFMEEPELLPSGHPADNLLAYHEGDRLDSEKELQLNQNSKQHSVTSQRASSDTSKDRHRRFIWTDTEDRQLLIQYTRHRAVLGSKVQRIDWNKIPDLPAPPKTCSKRVASLNRNIQFRRALMNFCTILSQRYAKHLQNSQSAYLDNSGCQVLVRCTAGVDKSCDGVENTKEAGFEEEQWDDFTDKNIKQAFEGVLLHKQLAKSQAFQGVESNFEELSNLNTKLEPKLVSSNASNNNIYKDDSGMHKDHAQRSRRYRLHQKFIKCLNGGTFVSTQVQKSLAVSNAVELLKLVFLSTPSTRQLQNHLAETLRRYSEHDVFAAFSYLREKKIMIGGDGDQPFELSQQFLQNVSKSLFPSNTGKRAAKFSGWLYERKKDLMEGGISLTADLECGDIFQLFALVYSGELSICPCLPDKGVGEAEDLRSSKRKAEDAGLCDGAKSKKFKSLADSELISRREKGFPGITVLLHRASIVTVDAVDLFNNVGTSGELNWSDKFTDDSTQRISSASLQNDDPLEILNAESIHPSARWLSETLWEAMVGYAEYLMLKPSDPGKAIFFTPEVFRTVYMAIQKAGDQGLSLEEVSKIVGEDMNEHVIDVLQAFGFVLKVNAYDSVHVVDSLYRSKYLLTSLPSICQDLDLHAMAISSEKNKDIVSQSESHDLVGTSLHRESIVRDNRVHKVTILNIPEADVPSTGTNGSSVPEGRFVSNELHLPILPWVNGNGSINKVIHDGLVRRVLGVVMRNPGILEENIIQQVDVLNPQSCRSLLESMILDKHLIVRKMHQTTSKGPPALLGALFGGSSRESSKSVYQKHFFANTMSASML